A region from the Natronomonas salsuginis genome encodes:
- a CDS encoding FAD-binding oxidoreductase, whose translation MSYDCSFLEDLSIDGTVSFEPSALNNHATDWLTEATGEGVTPDAVVWPESTADVSTILSAANERDVPVTPYAAGTSLEGNPVPLFKGISMDMTKMNAVLEVRPDDFQIDVEPGVMGNVINEAVEEHGMFFPPMPSSADLSTIGGMIVNDASGKKTVKYGEVADWVLELEVVLADGSVVELGSNAVKTSSGYNLKDLIVGSEGTLGVVTRSTLELEGLPEQIKGGRAVFESMDDAVAAVFDTVRSGVDTAKIELIDSLAAEMANDYLDAGLPDGSMIFFEFHANHGIDEEIEFFRSVIESHGVVEFETSSDERMDELWRARDDLAFAVQQYDPDLSPRHPGDVTVPISKYPEIIRFAKDLADEREILFPCFGHAGDGNVHYTALVDPDDEEMIHTAEEIYDAVVERALEYGGTATGEHGIGMGKRRFLEAEHGEIGVEMMRKIKAAFDPNDVLNPGKVFPETDEDGVRVRLSDD comes from the coding sequence ATGTCCTACGACTGCTCGTTTCTCGAAGACCTCTCGATCGACGGGACGGTTTCGTTCGAACCGTCGGCGCTGAACAATCACGCGACCGATTGGCTGACTGAAGCGACCGGCGAGGGGGTTACGCCGGACGCGGTCGTGTGGCCCGAGTCGACGGCGGACGTCTCGACGATTCTCAGCGCTGCGAACGAGAGGGACGTTCCCGTGACGCCGTACGCCGCCGGCACGTCTCTCGAGGGGAACCCGGTACCGCTGTTCAAGGGGATCAGCATGGATATGACGAAGATGAACGCCGTGTTGGAGGTCCGCCCCGACGACTTCCAGATCGACGTCGAACCCGGGGTGATGGGGAACGTGATAAACGAGGCCGTTGAGGAGCACGGCATGTTCTTCCCGCCGATGCCCTCGTCGGCGGACCTCTCGACGATCGGCGGGATGATAGTCAACGATGCGTCCGGAAAAAAGACCGTGAAGTACGGAGAAGTCGCCGATTGGGTACTGGAACTCGAAGTCGTGCTCGCCGACGGTAGTGTCGTCGAACTCGGGAGCAACGCCGTCAAGACGTCCTCCGGCTACAATCTGAAAGACCTCATCGTCGGAAGCGAAGGCACACTGGGCGTCGTCACGCGCTCGACGCTCGAACTCGAAGGGCTCCCCGAACAGATCAAGGGCGGTCGTGCGGTCTTCGAATCGATGGATGATGCCGTCGCGGCAGTCTTCGACACCGTTCGATCCGGCGTCGACACCGCGAAGATCGAACTCATCGATTCACTGGCCGCCGAGATGGCGAACGACTACCTCGACGCGGGACTCCCGGACGGCTCGATGATCTTCTTCGAGTTTCACGCGAACCACGGGATCGACGAGGAGATCGAGTTCTTCCGATCGGTGATCGAGTCCCACGGCGTCGTGGAGTTCGAGACTTCGAGCGACGAACGTATGGACGAACTGTGGCGCGCCAGGGATGATCTCGCGTTTGCGGTCCAACAGTACGACCCGGACCTCTCGCCCCGTCATCCCGGCGACGTGACCGTTCCGATAAGCAAGTATCCGGAGATCATCCGGTTCGCGAAGGATCTCGCCGACGAACGTGAGATCCTGTTCCCCTGTTTCGGTCACGCCGGCGATGGAAACGTCCACTACACGGCGCTCGTCGACCCGGACGACGAGGAGATGATTCACACCGCAGAGGAGATCTACGACGCGGTCGTCGAACGCGCCCTCGAATACGGCGGGACCGCGACCGGCGAACACGGGATCGGGATGGGAAAACGCCGATTCCTCGAGGCCGAACACGGCGAGATCGGCGTCGAGATGATGCGGAAAATAAAGGCCGCGTTCGATCCCAACGATGTTCTCAATCCCGGAAAGGTGTTTCCCGAGACGGATGAGGACGGTGTCAGGGTTCGGTTGTCAGACGACTGA
- a CDS encoding CHY zinc finger protein: MTHGDVDVLGVATDAESRCDHYGTERDIVALRFGCCERYYACHRCHAELADHEAEPWPADRRGEPAAYCGVCGATLTGAEYMSVEACPTCAAAFNPGCANHYDRYFEWV; this comes from the coding sequence GTGACTCACGGGGACGTGGACGTACTCGGCGTGGCTACTGACGCCGAAAGCAGGTGCGATCACTACGGGACCGAGCGTGACATCGTCGCGCTCAGGTTCGGTTGCTGTGAGAGATACTACGCCTGCCATAGGTGCCACGCGGAACTCGCCGATCACGAGGCCGAACCGTGGCCAGCAGATCGACGGGGCGAACCGGCAGCATACTGCGGCGTCTGTGGAGCGACGCTCACGGGAGCGGAGTATATGAGTGTCGAAGCGTGTCCAACGTGCGCTGCGGCGTTCAACCCAGGCTGTGCGAATCACTACGACCGCTATTTTGAGTGGGTTTAA
- a CDS encoding SDR family NAD(P)-dependent oxidoreductase, with amino-acid sequence MTDRFSIDGRTAVITGSSQGIGAVTARQFASEGANVVVTSRSRDRIESVAEEINERDGPGEAIAIECDVRDRAAVEALVDETVAEFGAIDSMINNAGASFMASIDDISENGWKTIVDINLHGTFHCAQIAGKRMQRQGSGGTIINFASIAGTMGSKYMSHYGAAKAAVINFTTSLAGAYAEHDVRVNCVAPGLVGTPGVASQMGIDPDGVDRADIAKESGLPAEIADIVQFLASDASSYIVGETITARGVPPLEDEHL; translated from the coding sequence ATGACAGATCGCTTTTCGATCGACGGACGGACAGCTGTGATCACCGGCTCGAGCCAGGGGATCGGTGCCGTCACGGCGAGGCAGTTCGCCTCGGAGGGCGCGAACGTCGTCGTGACGTCGCGGTCGCGGGATCGGATCGAGTCGGTCGCCGAGGAGATCAACGAGCGCGACGGGCCGGGCGAGGCGATCGCGATCGAGTGCGACGTGCGTGACCGGGCCGCCGTCGAGGCCCTCGTCGACGAGACCGTCGCGGAGTTCGGCGCGATCGATTCGATGATCAACAACGCGGGCGCGTCGTTCATGGCGAGCATCGACGACATCTCCGAGAACGGCTGGAAGACGATCGTCGATATCAATCTCCACGGGACCTTCCACTGCGCACAGATCGCCGGCAAACGGATGCAACGACAGGGCAGTGGCGGAACGATCATCAACTTCGCGTCGATCGCCGGAACGATGGGATCGAAGTACATGAGCCACTACGGGGCCGCGAAGGCTGCCGTGATCAACTTCACCACGTCGCTGGCCGGAGCCTACGCGGAACACGACGTTCGGGTCAACTGCGTCGCGCCGGGGCTCGTCGGGACGCCCGGCGTCGCTTCACAGATGGGGATCGATCCCGACGGGGTCGATCGGGCGGATATCGCGAAGGAGAGCGGTCTCCCAGCGGAGATCGCCGACATCGTCCAGTTCCTTGCCAGCGACGCATCCTCGTACATCGTCGGCGAAACGATAACCGCGCGGGGGGTCCCACCCCTAGAGGACGAACACCTGTGA
- a CDS encoding redoxin domain-containing protein encodes MTPAVEETAPDFEALLCNGETFRPAALSESVGNVGCVLVFDGFVFSAIARNWWTRYTTRGWDALDGVPVYGVVRDGPYSINEFIRQLDSPFALFSDLNGDVADAYELLVERDGMAGTKTPRRAVFVLDDDRVVRHAWTTEKWIGPVPIDEIEAAIDEL; translated from the coding sequence ATGACGCCAGCTGTCGAGGAGACTGCTCCGGACTTCGAAGCACTGCTGTGCAACGGCGAGACGTTTCGGCCGGCTGCGCTATCGGAGTCCGTCGGGAATGTAGGCTGCGTGCTTGTCTTCGACGGGTTCGTCTTTTCGGCCATCGCGCGGAACTGGTGGACGCGATACACCACCCGCGGGTGGGACGCGCTCGACGGCGTTCCGGTCTACGGAGTCGTTCGCGACGGTCCCTACTCTATCAACGAATTCATCCGGCAACTCGACAGCCCGTTCGCCCTCTTTTCGGACCTCAACGGCGACGTCGCCGACGCGTACGAACTGCTCGTCGAACGCGACGGGATGGCCGGGACGAAAACCCCGAGGCGCGCGGTGTTCGTCCTCGACGATGACCGCGTCGTCCGGCACGCGTGGACGACTGAGAAGTGGATTGGGCCGGTCCCGATCGACGAGATCGAAGCCGCGATCGACGAGCTGTAA
- a CDS encoding cupin domain-containing protein, translating to MDYNVLDLDDIPLKDLSEIDEVPPDLDIRPIGEQLGLSEMRATVWYFEPGEEIQYHAHSEQEELYFVLEGEFSLKLGRSGDTEYVDADPGTFWVAEPKVGHGHRNVSDERGVVLSIGAPPVDDPGLDPHDIDD from the coding sequence ATGGACTACAACGTACTCGATCTCGATGACATTCCGTTGAAGGACCTCTCCGAAATCGACGAGGTGCCGCCGGATCTCGACATTCGTCCCATCGGTGAACAGCTCGGGCTGTCGGAGATGCGGGCGACCGTCTGGTACTTCGAGCCCGGTGAGGAGATCCAGTATCACGCCCACAGCGAACAGGAGGAGCTGTACTTCGTCCTTGAGGGTGAGTTCTCGCTGAAGCTCGGACGATCGGGCGACACCGAGTACGTCGACGCCGATCCCGGGACCTTCTGGGTCGCGGAACCGAAGGTCGGACACGGGCATCGAAACGTCAGCGACGAGCGCGGCGTTGTCCTCTCGATCGGTGCGCCCCCAGTCGACGATCCCGGCTTGGACCCCCACGATATCGACGACTGA
- a CDS encoding SIR2 family NAD-dependent protein deacylase has product MDRDELAPVVEAIRTADSVVAMTGAGVSTASGIPDFRSEDGIWNEYDPNDFHISRFRTDPEGFWRERVRMIEEAFGGDVEPNAAHEALAGLEADGHLGTLITQNVDGLHQEAGSEDPIEIHGNGQRVVCTGCERRFSVDPIMDRVRDGETPPTCERCGDVLKPDVVLFGERLPEHELFRAQSAARSADVFLAIGSSLTVEPAASLPRRAHENGGTLCIVNLDRTELSGRAAFDSRSDVTETLPRIEESI; this is encoded by the coding sequence ATGGATCGCGATGAACTCGCGCCCGTCGTCGAGGCGATCCGCACCGCGGACTCGGTCGTCGCGATGACCGGTGCGGGCGTCTCGACCGCATCGGGAATCCCCGATTTCAGATCCGAGGACGGGATCTGGAACGAGTACGATCCGAACGATTTCCACATCTCTCGGTTCCGAACTGACCCCGAAGGGTTTTGGCGCGAACGCGTAAGAATGATCGAGGAGGCGTTCGGCGGCGACGTCGAGCCAAACGCCGCTCACGAGGCGCTCGCGGGGCTCGAAGCCGACGGCCATCTGGGGACGCTCATCACTCAAAACGTCGACGGCCTGCATCAGGAAGCCGGGAGCGAGGATCCGATCGAGATCCACGGGAACGGCCAGCGGGTCGTCTGTACCGGCTGTGAACGCCGGTTTAGCGTCGATCCGATCATGGATCGAGTCCGTGACGGCGAGACGCCACCGACCTGTGAGCGCTGCGGTGACGTGCTCAAACCGGACGTGGTCCTCTTCGGCGAACGACTGCCGGAACACGAACTGTTTCGAGCCCAATCGGCCGCTCGGTCCGCCGATGTCTTTCTCGCCATCGGGTCGTCGCTCACGGTCGAGCCGGCCGCGTCGTTGCCGCGACGCGCCCACGAAAACGGTGGGACGCTCTGTATCGTCAACCTCGACCGAACGGAGCTGTCCGGACGGGCCGCATTCGATTCTCGCTCCGATGTAACTGAAACCCTTCCCCGTATCGAAGAATCGATTTGA
- a CDS encoding MBL fold metallo-hydrolase has protein sequence MNQRSREGSIHRLEFDVEWPPGHVACYLVDGPEPVLVDAAMPQSDDALEAALSEHGRSLAEIDHVLITHPHVDHIGGVPNVLGATGATVHAPASVRERFKRASDALGERVRRNCVDAGFSGERLETLVEMAVRSLDRNAELLPPEAVDVWIEPGDSTSVGGITVDAVHLPGHQADHLSYPAELGGERALFAGDMGILPFRPVVVHDGLDDGYRDAFAAFYTALERLAEVDVDRVYPGHGPVHSDLADVVDHHRSSLDHRLDRLVDLVADGVETAPSLARTVAGECDVNYLIPETMSALAHLEATGRLESDSTDESRRYHT, from the coding sequence ATGAACCAACGGAGCAGGGAAGGCTCGATCCACCGACTGGAGTTCGACGTCGAGTGGCCGCCGGGGCACGTCGCGTGCTATCTGGTCGACGGGCCCGAACCGGTTCTCGTCGACGCCGCGATGCCGCAGAGCGACGACGCCCTCGAAGCCGCCCTCTCGGAACACGGCAGATCGCTCGCCGAGATCGACCACGTCCTGATCACGCACCCCCACGTCGATCATATCGGCGGCGTCCCGAACGTCCTCGGGGCGACCGGCGCCACCGTTCACGCGCCCGCGAGCGTGCGCGAGCGATTCAAACGGGCGTCAGACGCGCTCGGGGAGCGCGTCCGCCGGAACTGCGTCGACGCGGGGTTTTCGGGGGAACGGCTCGAGACCCTCGTCGAAATGGCCGTCAGGTCGCTCGACCGGAACGCCGAGTTACTGCCCCCGGAAGCCGTCGACGTCTGGATCGAACCGGGGGACTCGACGTCGGTCGGGGGTATCACCGTCGACGCCGTCCACCTTCCAGGCCATCAGGCGGATCACCTGAGCTATCCGGCGGAACTCGGCGGGGAACGCGCGCTTTTCGCCGGGGACATGGGGATCCTCCCGTTTCGGCCGGTCGTCGTACACGACGGACTCGACGACGGGTACCGCGACGCATTCGCGGCGTTCTACACCGCGCTCGAACGGCTGGCCGAGGTCGACGTCGATCGGGTGTACCCCGGACACGGCCCGGTTCACTCCGACCTCGCTGACGTCGTCGATCACCACCGATCGAGCCTCGATCACCGCCTCGATCGCCTCGTCGACCTGGTCGCAGACGGCGTCGAAACGGCCCCCTCACTCGCCCGCACCGTCGCCGGCGAGTGCGACGTCAACTATCTCATCCCCGAGACGATGAGTGCGCTGGCCCACCTCGAGGCGACGGGTCGACTCGAAAGCGATAGCACCGACGAAAGCCGACGATACCACACATGA
- a CDS encoding phosphotransferase family protein produces the protein MTGTDSDYFGRIVNKDSLRAYLTAELGSVEDYDVRHHQEGHSNETLFVTWGDTELVIRRPPPGDIAENAHDVLREYKVIHALQDTDVRVPRTVLACEDETIIGDEFYAMERQDGDVLRDTEPERFATPEKRERIGHEMVDRLVEIHDVDYDAVGLSKGDFGYPAGFTHRQVKRWSKQLKWAFKVTEDEREVEELYEVMEWLEDNVPSDDQYPHTLVHGDYKLDNVMFGPTEDPKIAAIFDWELSTLGDPFTDLGWMLFYWREPKDPEPAIPSLDQPFMTNDGYPTRQELIDRYERKTGFEYDNPTFYWVLATYKLAGLGEMFFRRHLEGNADDPMYPKMRDGVPALADQALAIIDGDMTI, from the coding sequence ATGACGGGGACCGACTCCGACTACTTCGGTCGAATCGTCAACAAAGACTCGCTACGGGCGTATCTGACGGCGGAGTTGGGGTCCGTTGAGGACTACGACGTCCGACATCATCAAGAGGGTCACTCGAACGAAACGCTGTTCGTCACCTGGGGCGACACGGAACTCGTCATCCGCCGGCCGCCGCCGGGTGACATCGCCGAAAACGCCCACGACGTGCTCAGAGAGTACAAAGTCATACACGCCCTTCAGGACACCGACGTGCGCGTTCCGCGAACCGTGCTCGCGTGCGAGGATGAAACGATCATCGGCGATGAGTTCTACGCGATGGAGCGACAGGACGGTGACGTGCTCCGCGACACCGAACCGGAGCGGTTCGCCACGCCGGAAAAACGAGAGCGAATCGGCCACGAGATGGTCGACCGGCTCGTCGAGATTCACGACGTCGATTACGACGCCGTGGGGCTCAGTAAGGGCGACTTCGGCTACCCAGCGGGGTTCACTCACCGACAGGTCAAGCGATGGTCCAAGCAGTTGAAGTGGGCGTTCAAGGTCACCGAGGACGAACGGGAAGTCGAGGAGCTGTACGAGGTCATGGAGTGGCTCGAGGACAATGTCCCGAGCGACGACCAGTATCCGCACACGCTCGTTCACGGCGATTACAAACTCGACAACGTGATGTTCGGCCCCACCGAAGATCCGAAGATCGCGGCGATCTTCGACTGGGAGCTGTCGACGCTCGGCGATCCGTTCACCGACCTCGGGTGGATGCTGTTCTACTGGCGTGAGCCGAAGGACCCAGAGCCGGCGATTCCGTCGCTCGATCAGCCGTTCATGACGAACGATGGCTATCCGACTCGTCAGGAACTCATCGATCGCTACGAGCGAAAGACCGGCTTCGAATACGACAACCCAACGTTCTATTGGGTGCTTGCGACGTATAAACTCGCGGGGCTCGGTGAGATGTTCTTCCGCCGACATCTCGAAGGAAACGCCGACGATCCGATGTATCCGAAGATGCGTGACGGCGTCCCCGCGCTCGCGGACCAGGCGCTCGCCATCATCGACGGCGACATGACGATTTAA
- a CDS encoding acyl-CoA dehydrogenase family protein: MRYHDSPEATELAERASEFVDEVVIPEERGLLGGGPPDVDVIADLREEAKDRSVYCPQIDEEYGGMGLDFRDVLPLFEEAGRSLLGPTAMRVDAPDEGNMHTLELVGTEEQKQEYLAPLVSGDIRSAFAMTEPRDGGGSDPKMLSTTAELDGDEYVIDGHKWWTTQGRHADVLLTMAITDPEAHPYNGASIILVPTDADGLEFVRDIPHLGPDMDGHGHSEFVFDSVRVPRENLLGEEHAGFTIAQQRLGPARLTHCMRFSGMASRALDVAKAYMSDRNAFGTSLSNKQSLRYEIADAETELHGARTMVRHAAAEITRGEEARVPVSMSKIFTANVAQNAIDLAIQCCGGAGMSRDLPLADFYEAVRAFRLVDGADEVHKRVIARDSFDGAVEHLDELENLPTF; the protein is encoded by the coding sequence ATGAGATACCACGATTCCCCCGAGGCGACCGAGCTCGCCGAACGCGCCAGCGAGTTCGTCGACGAGGTCGTCATTCCCGAAGAGCGCGGACTGCTCGGCGGTGGCCCGCCCGACGTCGACGTGATCGCGGACCTCCGCGAGGAGGCGAAGGATCGATCCGTGTACTGCCCGCAGATCGACGAGGAGTACGGCGGGATGGGACTCGATTTCAGGGACGTGTTGCCGCTGTTCGAGGAGGCCGGTCGGTCGCTCCTCGGCCCGACCGCGATGCGCGTCGACGCGCCGGACGAGGGTAACATGCACACGCTGGAACTCGTCGGCACCGAAGAGCAAAAACAGGAGTACCTCGCACCGCTCGTCTCGGGCGACATCCGATCGGCGTTCGCGATGACCGAACCGCGAGACGGCGGCGGCTCGGATCCGAAGATGCTTTCGACGACGGCCGAGTTGGACGGGGACGAGTACGTCATCGACGGGCACAAGTGGTGGACGACCCAGGGGCGTCACGCCGACGTCCTGCTCACGATGGCGATCACTGATCCCGAGGCGCACCCGTACAACGGTGCCTCGATCATCCTCGTCCCGACGGACGCCGACGGGCTCGAGTTCGTCCGCGACATCCCCCACCTCGGGCCCGACATGGACGGGCACGGCCACTCGGAGTTCGTCTTCGACAGCGTTCGCGTCCCCCGCGAGAACCTCCTCGGCGAGGAACACGCCGGCTTCACGATCGCCCAACAGCGACTCGGTCCCGCGCGACTGACGCACTGTATGCGCTTTTCGGGGATGGCGTCGCGCGCGCTGGACGTCGCGAAGGCGTACATGTCCGACCGCAACGCGTTCGGAACGAGCCTCTCGAACAAACAGTCGCTCCGGTACGAGATCGCCGACGCCGAGACCGAGCTTCACGGGGCCAGGACGATGGTCCGTCACGCCGCCGCGGAGATCACCCGCGGCGAGGAGGCCCGCGTTCCGGTCTCGATGTCGAAGATCTTCACCGCGAACGTCGCACAGAACGCGATCGACCTCGCGATCCAGTGTTGTGGCGGGGCGGGCATGTCCCGCGACCTACCGCTTGCGGACTTCTACGAGGCCGTCCGCGCGTTCAGACTGGTCGATGGGGCCGACGAGGTCCACAAGCGCGTCATCGCGCGCGACTCGTTCGACGGGGCGGTCGAGCACCTCGACGAACTGGAGAACCTGCCGACGTTCTGA
- a CDS encoding HAD family hydrolase: MSSYRTVFWDIGGVIVELKSIREGYAAFIEDLAADADLDSSPALDRWTSALGEHFKGREKPRYRLARDGYAKATAELFDNDPPADWGARLEAAVSAAVRPKLGAPETIRRLSGTDVDQSIVSDIDTPEAHLLLGALDVRDRFDHITTSEAVGYTKPDERMFRDALDALSADPDATLMIGDRYGHDIVGAAALDIDTVGYGPDATGPKTTYEIDDLREVPGIVGIDG; the protein is encoded by the coding sequence ATGAGTTCGTACCGAACGGTCTTCTGGGACATCGGCGGCGTCATCGTCGAACTGAAGTCGATCCGCGAGGGATATGCGGCGTTCATCGAGGACCTCGCCGCCGACGCGGATCTCGATTCGTCACCCGCGCTCGATCGGTGGACATCGGCTCTCGGCGAGCACTTCAAAGGGAGAGAGAAACCCCGATACCGCCTCGCCCGCGACGGCTATGCGAAGGCGACGGCGGAACTCTTCGACAACGACCCGCCGGCCGACTGGGGGGCGCGACTGGAGGCGGCGGTGTCGGCCGCCGTGCGTCCCAAACTCGGCGCGCCGGAAACGATCAGGCGTCTCTCGGGGACCGATGTCGATCAATCGATCGTCTCCGACATCGACACGCCGGAGGCACACCTCCTGCTCGGCGCGCTCGACGTCCGCGACCGCTTCGACCACATCACGACCTCCGAGGCGGTCGGCTACACCAAGCCCGACGAGCGCATGTTTCGAGACGCGCTCGACGCGCTTTCGGCCGATCCCGATGCGACGCTCATGATCGGTGACCGGTACGGTCACGACATCGTCGGGGCGGCGGCGCTCGATATCGATACTGTCGGCTACGGTCCCGACGCGACGGGGCCGAAGACGACGTACGAGATCGACGATCTCCGCGAGGTACCGGGAATCGTCGGCATCGACGGTTGA
- a CDS encoding glutaredoxin family protein yields the protein MTVTLYRLEGCPYCEYVVDELDELGVEFDSIWVEGLHSKRDEVKSVTGQRQVPVLVDDEYGISMSQSARIIEYLRTTYGDAASRDAVEIEG from the coding sequence ATGACCGTCACGCTGTATCGGCTGGAGGGCTGTCCGTACTGCGAGTACGTCGTCGACGAACTCGACGAGTTGGGCGTCGAGTTCGATAGCATCTGGGTCGAGGGACTCCACTCGAAGCGCGACGAGGTGAAATCGGTCACGGGTCAACGACAGGTACCGGTGCTCGTCGACGACGAGTACGGCATCTCCATGAGCCAATCGGCCCGAATCATCGAATATCTACGGACGACGTACGGCGACGCGGCGTCGCGGGACGCCGTCGAGATCGAGGGCTGA
- a CDS encoding quinone oxidoreductase family protein: MKALTVTQYGDADVLTIKERGRPEPREGQVLIEVEAAGVNFADIMQRRGHYHGGPEPPYTPGMEVAGTIAEVGGGVNREPGEKVVSLVNGGGYAEYAIADARGLLEIPDGLSFEEAAGFPVQWLTAHNCLHEWGELEGDETVLIHAAAGGVGSAAVQLADEAGATVIGTASTDEKLTMAADLGMDHGIRYIDESFTERVDELTDGEGVDLVLDGIGGETSDESLDALKSFGRMVSFGAASGTPGRPNTTDLLFGNKRVIGYHLGRAIEQQPMKVLGAVPELTNLLAAGILEVRVGHVFELTDAADAHRLIESRESSGKVVLGP; encoded by the coding sequence ATGAAAGCGCTCACAGTCACACAGTACGGCGACGCGGACGTGTTAACCATCAAGGAGAGAGGCCGCCCGGAGCCACGTGAGGGGCAGGTCCTCATCGAGGTCGAAGCGGCGGGCGTCAACTTCGCCGACATCATGCAGCGGCGAGGGCACTACCACGGCGGGCCCGAACCCCCATACACGCCGGGCATGGAGGTCGCAGGAACCATCGCCGAGGTGGGCGGCGGCGTCAACCGAGAGCCGGGAGAAAAGGTCGTTTCGCTCGTCAACGGCGGGGGGTACGCCGAATATGCGATCGCCGATGCGCGCGGTCTCCTCGAGATTCCGGACGGACTGAGTTTCGAGGAGGCGGCCGGATTCCCGGTCCAGTGGCTCACGGCACACAACTGCCTGCACGAGTGGGGCGAACTCGAGGGCGACGAGACCGTGTTGATCCACGCGGCCGCGGGCGGGGTCGGCAGTGCAGCCGTTCAACTCGCTGACGAGGCCGGAGCGACGGTGATCGGGACCGCCTCGACCGACGAGAAGTTGACGATGGCCGCTGACCTCGGGATGGACCACGGAATCAGATACATAGACGAGTCGTTCACCGAACGCGTCGACGAGCTCACGGACGGCGAGGGCGTCGATCTGGTGCTGGACGGGATCGGCGGTGAAACCAGCGACGAGAGCCTCGACGCGCTGAAATCGTTCGGGCGGATGGTCTCGTTCGGTGCGGCGTCGGGGACGCCCGGCCGCCCGAACACCACGGATTTGCTCTTCGGCAACAAGCGGGTCATCGGCTACCACCTCGGACGGGCGATAGAACAGCAGCCGATGAAGGTACTGGGAGCGGTACCGGAGCTCACGAACCTCCTCGCCGCCGGTATCCTCGAAGTGCGTGTCGGCCACGTGTTCGAGCTGACCGACGCGGCCGACGCCCACCGGCTTATCGAATCGAGAGAATCGAGCGGAAAGGTGGTGTTGGGTCCGTAG